A window of the Cystobacter fuscus genome harbors these coding sequences:
- a CDS encoding SDR family oxidoreductase, whose protein sequence is MSTLKGKTLFITGASRGIGLAIALRAARDGANVVVAAKTSEPHPKLPGTIYSAAEEIQKAGGQALPLMVDIRFEDQLHAAVKQTVERFGGIDILVNNASAISLTGTLETPMKKFDLMFGVNVRGTYATTQACLPELLKAKNPHVLTLSPPLNMKTKWFQNHVAYTMAKYGMSMCVLGMAEEFRDQGVAFNALWPRTTIATAAVNMLGGQGMMEASRTPEIMADAAYAILTRDSRSCTGNFFLDEDLLREQGVKDFDKYLVKPGTQPLPDFFID, encoded by the coding sequence GTGAGCACGCTCAAGGGCAAGACCCTCTTCATCACCGGCGCCAGCCGGGGCATCGGCCTGGCCATCGCCCTGCGCGCGGCGCGCGATGGCGCCAACGTCGTCGTCGCCGCCAAGACGTCCGAGCCCCATCCCAAGCTGCCCGGCACCATCTACTCGGCCGCCGAGGAGATTCAGAAGGCCGGCGGACAGGCACTCCCCCTGATGGTGGACATCCGCTTCGAGGACCAGCTCCACGCGGCGGTGAAGCAGACCGTGGAGCGCTTTGGCGGCATCGACATCCTGGTGAACAACGCCAGTGCCATCAGCCTCACGGGCACGCTCGAGACGCCGATGAAGAAGTTCGACCTGATGTTCGGCGTGAACGTCCGGGGCACCTACGCCACCACCCAGGCGTGTCTGCCCGAGCTGCTCAAGGCGAAGAACCCGCATGTGCTCACGCTCTCGCCGCCGCTCAACATGAAGACCAAGTGGTTCCAGAACCACGTGGCCTACACCATGGCCAAGTACGGCATGAGCATGTGCGTGCTGGGCATGGCCGAGGAGTTCCGCGACCAGGGCGTGGCCTTCAACGCGCTCTGGCCTCGCACCACCATCGCCACCGCCGCCGTGAACATGCTCGGCGGGCAGGGGATGATGGAGGCCAGCCGCACGCCGGAGATCATGGCCGACGCCGCCTACGCCATCCTCACGCGCGACAGCCGCTCGTGCACCGGCAACTTCTTCCTCGACGAGGACCTGCTGCGCGAGCAGGGCGTGAAGGACTTCGACAAGTACCTGGTCAAGCCGGGCACCCAGCCCCTGCCGGACTTCTTCATCGACTGA
- a CDS encoding class I SAM-dependent methyltransferase yields the protein MKKQEYIHGYDPVEQERLIEQARYLDKWVRPGVDFKRKARVLEVGCGVGAQTKILLKRFPEITIDAVDLSPEQLEAARRYLKRELEEQRVRLIQADAADLSALEANSYDSAYICWFLEHVRDPLQVLKETRSRLKRNAPIFVSEVFNQAFFVNPYSPSLLKYWFEFNDYQWETGGHPFIGASLGNLLTEAGYRKVHTEIRSFHFDSRQAQERERFTRSFEKVLLSAAPALLKAGRVDRKTITKLKRELVRVEKAKDAVFYSAWGRAVGRA from the coding sequence GTGAAAAAGCAGGAGTACATCCACGGTTACGACCCCGTCGAGCAGGAGCGATTGATCGAGCAGGCCCGCTATCTGGACAAGTGGGTCCGCCCAGGTGTCGACTTCAAGCGCAAGGCCCGGGTCCTCGAAGTGGGATGCGGCGTGGGCGCGCAGACCAAGATCCTCTTGAAGCGCTTCCCCGAGATCACCATCGACGCGGTGGACCTCAGCCCCGAGCAGCTCGAGGCCGCCCGTCGTTACCTCAAGCGCGAACTCGAGGAACAGCGCGTGCGCTTGATCCAGGCCGACGCCGCCGATCTCTCCGCCCTCGAGGCCAATTCCTATGACAGCGCATACATCTGCTGGTTCCTGGAGCACGTGAGGGACCCCCTCCAGGTCCTGAAGGAAACCCGGAGCCGGCTGAAGAGGAACGCGCCCATCTTCGTGAGCGAGGTCTTCAATCAGGCCTTCTTCGTCAATCCCTACTCGCCCTCCCTGCTGAAATACTGGTTCGAGTTCAATGACTACCAGTGGGAAACCGGCGGGCATCCCTTCATCGGTGCGTCGCTCGGCAACCTGCTGACCGAGGCGGGCTACCGAAAGGTGCACACCGAGATCAGATCCTTCCACTTCGATTCGCGCCAGGCCCAGGAGCGCGAACGGTTCACGAGATCCTTCGAGAAGGTCCTGTTGAGCGCCGCGCCCGCGTTGCTCAAGGCGGGGCGGGTGGATCGCAAGACCATCACGAAGCTCAAGAGGGAGCTGGTGCGTGTCGAGAAGGCGAAGGACGCCGTGTTCTACTCCGCCTGGGGTCGTGCGGTCGGCCGGGCCTGA
- the msrA gene encoding peptide-methionine (S)-S-oxide reductase MsrA, with translation MSSDPVVPPLARRASPGVPRRLLPAMLALLGVLSACTEAHGAPPGTTAPSAETLPAARSQDARKPTGGGTAPGTPREAVTPVAPTKGTSEEATRETAYLAGGCFWGMEDLLRKIPGVIETEVGYTGGAKLFSRPTYDDVHTGRTGHAEAVRVVFNPKLLTYEALLEKWFFRMHDPTTLNRQGNDVGTQYRSAIFYLSDEQRRVAEKVRARVDASGKWKRPVVTEITAAGEFTPAEQYHQDYLVKNPDGYTCHYMRE, from the coding sequence ATGTCGTCCGACCCCGTTGTCCCTCCCCTCGCCCGCCGCGCCTCGCCAGGGGTGCCGCGCCGGTTGTTGCCCGCGATGCTGGCCCTGCTCGGGGTGTTGAGCGCGTGCACCGAGGCGCATGGCGCCCCGCCGGGCACAACTGCCCCCAGCGCCGAGACCCTACCCGCCGCGCGGAGTCAGGACGCCCGGAAGCCCACGGGCGGAGGCACGGCACCGGGCACGCCGCGAGAGGCGGTGACACCGGTGGCGCCCACGAAGGGCACGAGCGAGGAGGCCACCCGGGAGACGGCGTATCTGGCCGGAGGGTGCTTCTGGGGGATGGAGGATCTGCTGCGCAAGATTCCGGGCGTCATCGAGACGGAGGTGGGCTACACGGGCGGCGCGAAGCTGTTCTCGCGCCCGACGTATGACGACGTGCACACGGGGCGTACGGGGCACGCGGAGGCCGTGCGCGTGGTCTTCAACCCGAAGCTGCTGACGTACGAGGCGCTGCTGGAGAAGTGGTTCTTCCGCATGCACGATCCGACGACGCTCAACCGGCAGGGCAACGACGTGGGCACGCAGTACCGCTCGGCGATCTTCTACCTGTCGGACGAGCAGCGCCGGGTGGCCGAGAAGGTGAGGGCCCGGGTCGACGCGTCGGGCAAGTGGAAGCGACCCGTCGTCACGGAGATCACCGCCGCGGGAGAGTTCACCCCGGCCGAGCAATACCACCAGGACTATCTGGTGAAGAACCCGGACGGCTACACCTGCCACTACATGCGCGAGTGA
- a CDS encoding DUF2231 domain-containing protein → MKMLLHELHPSVVHAPLALLPTATVADFIAVASGDRAWAKVGRRLWVAGTLSALFSGVAGLASSQEVRLEDPRARDMVFLHGMGNAVVTLGAVGVTLWRLNRPPSLTQSLIALLANSAALYTATLGGKMVYELGVGINPMPADARSGTLKGPPLLSREAPGALVRDALQGVRWLFRRARSIWEGSRPLHSGAKGFGRGYESPPMPDEALVPDSTEPRSDAPRM, encoded by the coding sequence ATGAAGATGCTGCTTCACGAACTGCACCCGTCCGTCGTCCACGCTCCACTGGCCCTGTTGCCCACGGCGACGGTGGCCGATTTCATCGCGGTGGCGAGCGGGGATCGGGCCTGGGCGAAGGTGGGCCGGCGGCTGTGGGTGGCAGGCACGTTGAGCGCTCTCTTCTCCGGCGTGGCCGGACTGGCCTCCTCTCAGGAGGTGCGGCTCGAGGATCCCCGCGCGCGGGACATGGTGTTCCTCCACGGCATGGGCAATGCCGTCGTCACGCTGGGCGCGGTGGGCGTGACGCTGTGGCGGTTGAACCGTCCTCCCTCGCTCACCCAGAGCCTCATCGCGCTGCTCGCCAACTCGGCGGCGCTGTACACCGCCACGCTCGGCGGCAAGATGGTCTACGAGCTGGGCGTGGGCATCAACCCGATGCCGGCGGATGCCAGGTCGGGCACGTTGAAGGGACCGCCGCTGCTGTCGCGCGAGGCGCCCGGAGCGCTCGTGCGCGACGCGCTCCAGGGGGTGCGTTGGCTGTTCCGCCGCGCGAGGAGCATCTGGGAGGGGTCCCGCCCGCTGCACTCCGGCGCGAAGGGATTCGGCCGGGGCTATGAGAGCCCCCCGATGCCGGACGAGGCCCTGGTCCCGGACTCCACCGAGCCGCGTTCCGATGCGCCCCGGATGTGA
- a CDS encoding DUF4112 domain-containing protein, translating into MSPLSASIRSPADSASLEQVRRLARQLDTSIQLPGGLRVGWDAVLGLVPVVGDWAGALLSCYIIWQAVRLGASREVLLRMVGNVAVESVVGAVPFLGDVFDAAWKANMRNVSLLENHLVAPIATRRASQAWVLGIVVSLVALLALSVTLAVLAVRALASIGSQG; encoded by the coding sequence ATGAGCCCACTGTCCGCCTCCATACGTTCTCCCGCTGATTCCGCCTCGCTCGAGCAGGTTCGCCGTCTGGCTCGGCAACTGGACACGTCCATCCAACTGCCTGGAGGCCTGCGGGTCGGTTGGGATGCCGTGCTGGGTCTGGTGCCCGTCGTGGGCGATTGGGCGGGCGCCTTGCTCTCCTGCTACATCATCTGGCAGGCCGTGCGCCTGGGCGCCTCGCGCGAGGTGTTGCTGCGCATGGTCGGCAACGTGGCGGTGGAGTCTGTCGTGGGCGCGGTCCCCTTCCTGGGCGATGTCTTCGATGCGGCCTGGAAGGCCAATATGCGCAACGTGAGCCTGCTCGAGAATCATCTGGTGGCCCCCATCGCCACCCGCCGCGCCAGCCAGGCGTGGGTGCTCGGCATCGTGGTGTCGCTGGTGGCGCTGTTGGCCCTGTCGGTGACCCTCGCCGTGCTGGCCGTGCGTGCCCTCGCTTCCATTGGCAGTCAGGGCTGA
- a CDS encoding DUF4832 domain-containing protein, giving the protein MCRAMFLLASLLLTSSPAHAAISAVVVGNDATSVQYQFQYSGTPAYRRAYIDVDRNPATGFAQQGIGADYLLENNSLYANVGGGWNWQFIKTVTYTDSAGTVQWTVARADIGETATPNDADVVFQIEAPLETSAKYTHVYSGTNPNPGTGTTQYTASSANIANPERGFYHHINNCNETDFVASSLSAYRTNEKITQVICIFYLSEFKNSPISQAQLDRFQRQANTVRAAGLKMIVRFAYTASDTGDDAPLSRVTAHLDQLAPYLSANSDVISVVQTGLIGAWGEWYYTQNFGNLGNVSQTDWNNRKAVVDKLLSVLPASRMVQLRTPQFKRTMYGTTAISAAQAYNGSANARIGHHNDCFLASSTDFGTYVNPSVEYSYLSAETNYLAMGGETCALNPPRSDCATALSEMALFHYSYLNVDYALPVVNGWTSGGCRPEIDRRLGYRFSLVSATFPATATRGAAMPLDIQIKNEGWAAPFNPRSVELVLRNTSSGAVYRVPLSVDPRRWLAGTTTSIGPSVTIPTTVPAGSYALLLNLPDPASSLSTRPEYAIQLANQNVWEASTGFNNLQRTVTVQ; this is encoded by the coding sequence ATGTGTAGAGCGATGTTTCTGCTGGCGAGCCTGTTGCTCACGTCTTCGCCCGCCCATGCGGCCATCTCCGCGGTGGTGGTGGGCAACGACGCCACCTCCGTCCAATACCAGTTCCAGTACAGCGGGACTCCGGCCTACCGGCGCGCGTACATCGACGTCGACCGCAATCCCGCGACCGGGTTCGCCCAACAGGGGATCGGGGCGGACTACCTCCTCGAGAACAACTCCCTGTACGCGAACGTCGGAGGCGGGTGGAACTGGCAGTTCATCAAGACGGTGACGTACACGGACTCGGCGGGCACCGTGCAGTGGACGGTCGCGCGTGCGGACATTGGCGAGACGGCGACCCCGAACGACGCGGATGTCGTCTTCCAGATCGAGGCACCGCTCGAGACGTCCGCCAAATACACCCACGTCTACAGCGGCACGAACCCGAACCCGGGTACGGGGACGACCCAGTACACGGCGAGCAGCGCCAACATCGCCAACCCGGAGCGGGGCTTCTATCACCATATCAATAACTGCAACGAAACCGACTTCGTTGCCTCCTCGTTGAGCGCCTACCGCACCAACGAGAAGATCACCCAGGTGATCTGCATCTTCTACCTGTCGGAGTTCAAGAACAGCCCCATCAGCCAGGCGCAGTTGGATCGCTTCCAACGGCAGGCGAACACCGTCCGGGCCGCGGGGCTCAAGATGATCGTCCGCTTCGCCTATACCGCCTCGGATACCGGAGATGATGCGCCCCTGAGCCGCGTCACCGCGCACCTGGATCAGCTGGCGCCGTACCTGAGCGCCAACAGTGACGTCATCTCGGTGGTGCAGACGGGACTCATCGGTGCCTGGGGCGAGTGGTACTACACCCAGAACTTCGGCAACCTGGGGAACGTGTCGCAGACGGATTGGAACAACCGAAAGGCCGTGGTGGACAAGCTGCTCAGTGTCCTCCCGGCCTCGCGCATGGTCCAACTGCGCACGCCCCAGTTCAAGCGCACGATGTATGGCACGACGGCGATCTCCGCCGCGCAGGCCTACAACGGCTCGGCGAACGCTCGCATCGGGCACCACAACGACTGCTTCCTGGCCAGCTCCACCGACTTCGGGACCTACGTGAACCCGTCGGTCGAGTACTCCTACCTGTCGGCCGAGACGAACTACCTCGCCATGGGCGGAGAGACGTGCGCGCTCAACCCGCCGCGTTCGGATTGCGCCACCGCGTTGAGCGAGATGGCGTTGTTCCACTACTCCTATCTGAACGTCGACTACGCGCTCCCGGTCGTCAATGGCTGGACCAGCGGCGGATGCCGGCCCGAGATCGATCGTCGGCTCGGCTACAGGTTCTCCCTCGTGTCCGCCACCTTCCCGGCGACCGCCACCCGTGGCGCGGCCATGCCCCTGGACATCCAGATCAAGAACGAGGGCTGGGCCGCTCCCTTCAACCCCCGGTCGGTCGAGCTGGTGCTGCGCAACACCTCGAGCGGCGCCGTCTACCGCGTGCCCCTCTCCGTGGATCCGCGCCGCTGGCTGGCGGGGACGACCACGTCGATCGGCCCGTCCGTCACGATTCCGACGACCGTGCCCGCTGGGAGCTATGCCCTGCTGCTGAACCTTCCGGATCCGGCGTCCTCGCTGAGCACCCGTCCGGAGTACGCCATCCAACTGGCGAACCAGAACGTCTGGGAAGCCTCCACTGGCTTCAACAACCTGCAGCGGACGGTGACGGTGCAGTAG
- a CDS encoding porin, which yields MHSHVSPRPSGAIRLLLALFLAVAAPARGQGTSTPAQPSPEGPAPSAPTPPAEPSTTITAEPGRGIVVKTGDRFSFGLRARIQLRDTFLHFDRDDTNEIQVRTLRLIVGGNVLVPELRYNIQLAFGGNDFETGSSSPIFDAFVEYTRWRDVNIRVGQFFVPLDRARTIREFALQFVDRQQVVRELNLDRDVGVMLSSNNLFGLNEWLGYQFFIGGGDGRNRFAAYAPGPLTVLRLTLRPFGNFDDDQEADLTRSAKPRLSLGVAAAYNYRTSRRNSTIGTAFTAGTANYSHLAADVVFKYRGFSLLAEGLWRKANTDVLEQTTGTTTSRDVTRSGYGYFVQGGQLVSPQVELTARWEQLFARRGTDPQLVQLVDTQGKQVGAGFNVYLNGHAFKLQGDYFYIFGSTGEPRHLARLQLDASF from the coding sequence ATGCACTCGCACGTCTCCCCGCGCCCTTCCGGCGCGATCCGTCTGCTTTTGGCGTTGTTCCTCGCGGTGGCGGCCCCTGCCCGGGGCCAGGGCACATCCACCCCCGCGCAGCCCTCTCCGGAAGGCCCCGCGCCCTCCGCCCCCACCCCTCCGGCCGAGCCCTCCACCACCATCACCGCCGAGCCCGGTCGCGGCATCGTGGTGAAAACGGGAGACCGCTTCTCCTTCGGGCTCCGGGCACGCATCCAGTTGCGCGACACCTTCCTCCACTTCGACCGGGACGACACCAACGAGATCCAGGTGCGCACGCTGCGTCTCATCGTGGGTGGCAACGTGCTGGTGCCCGAGCTGCGCTACAACATCCAGCTCGCCTTCGGCGGCAATGACTTCGAGACGGGCAGCTCCTCGCCCATCTTCGACGCCTTCGTGGAGTACACGCGCTGGCGCGACGTGAACATCCGCGTGGGTCAGTTCTTCGTGCCGCTCGACCGGGCCCGCACCATCCGCGAGTTCGCGCTCCAGTTCGTGGACCGGCAGCAGGTGGTGCGCGAGCTGAACCTCGACCGCGACGTGGGCGTGATGCTCTCGTCCAACAACCTCTTCGGTCTGAACGAGTGGCTCGGCTACCAGTTCTTCATCGGTGGAGGAGACGGGCGCAACCGCTTCGCGGCGTACGCGCCGGGCCCCCTCACCGTCCTGCGGCTCACGCTGCGGCCCTTCGGCAACTTCGATGATGACCAGGAAGCGGACCTGACGCGCTCGGCGAAGCCCCGCCTGAGCCTGGGGGTCGCGGCGGCCTACAACTACCGGACGTCGCGCCGCAACAGCACCATCGGAACGGCCTTCACCGCCGGCACGGCCAACTACAGCCACCTGGCCGCGGACGTGGTGTTCAAGTACCGGGGCTTCTCCCTGCTCGCCGAGGGCCTGTGGCGAAAGGCCAACACGGACGTGCTCGAGCAGACCACCGGCACCACCACCAGCCGCGACGTGACGCGCTCGGGCTACGGCTACTTCGTGCAGGGGGGCCAGTTGGTGAGCCCCCAGGTGGAGCTGACCGCGCGCTGGGAGCAGCTCTTCGCCCGCAGGGGCACCGACCCGCAGCTCGTCCAGCTCGTCGACACCCAGGGCAAGCAGGTCGGCGCGGGCTTCAACGTCTATCTCAACGGGCACGCCTTCAAGCTGCAGGGCGACTACTTCTACATCTTCGGCTCCACGGGCGAGCCGCGCCACCTCGCCCGGCTCCAGCTCGACGCGAGCTTCTGA
- a CDS encoding ferritin-like domain-containing protein, giving the protein MAQSMDSRMLSSLQELLHIDVDAVMLYDAALRILAVPMAEQALMEFRSDHLRHIRELNDCIERFGGERACIGVNAEQCDLHGFTPIEEGMPLEAVFMAMVDGEQITTETYERILKEDWTQEIRTLIDRNFADEQRHLLWVLKASRTRMWEQDAETPIPL; this is encoded by the coding sequence ATGGCACAGAGCATGGACTCGAGGATGTTGTCGTCGCTTCAAGAACTGCTGCACATCGACGTCGACGCGGTGATGCTCTACGACGCGGCGCTGAGGATCCTCGCCGTACCCATGGCGGAGCAGGCCCTGATGGAGTTCCGCTCCGATCATCTGCGCCACATCCGGGAACTCAACGACTGCATCGAGCGGTTCGGTGGGGAGCGGGCGTGCATCGGGGTCAACGCCGAGCAGTGTGACCTCCACGGCTTCACTCCCATCGAGGAGGGAATGCCCCTGGAGGCCGTCTTCATGGCCATGGTGGATGGCGAGCAGATCACCACTGAGACCTACGAGCGCATCCTCAAGGAGGACTGGACGCAGGAGATCCGCACGCTCATCGATCGCAACTTCGCGGACGAGCAGCGCCACCTGCTCTGGGTGCTGAAGGCGTCGCGCACGCGGATGTGGGAGCAGGACGCGGAGACGCCGATCCCATTGTAG
- a CDS encoding BsuBI/PstI family type II restriction endonuclease, producing the protein MSRKQSQRGSNVSEPIAAEPTRVEQAQSILKDLGMPPAQSNERSALTLLALLELPPDAPWRQAFEPLRGVTELMEFIAKHYRKEYAPNSRETIRRFTLHQFVDSGLVERNPDKPDRAINSPDTVYKVNNAALQLLRTYGTNKWPERLRAYLKKAPTLREIYAKAREMHELPVTLAPGLVVSLSPGGQNELIKLIVEQFCSKFTPGGRVLYLGDAGQKERFFPREELAALGVQVDKHGKMPDVVVHHVQKNWLLLIEAVTSHGPVNPKRHEELRELFKNSRAGLVYVTAFMDRQTMSRFLPEISWETEVWVAEAPTHIIHFNGERFLGPYEDEAASG; encoded by the coding sequence GTGTCGAGGAAGCAGAGCCAGCGCGGCTCTAACGTGTCCGAGCCGATAGCGGCTGAACCGACGAGGGTTGAGCAGGCTCAGAGCATCCTGAAGGATCTGGGGATGCCTCCGGCGCAGAGCAACGAGCGCTCTGCGCTCACGCTCCTGGCTCTTCTCGAGCTGCCGCCGGACGCCCCTTGGCGCCAAGCCTTCGAGCCCCTAAGGGGAGTAACGGAGTTGATGGAGTTCATCGCCAAGCATTACCGTAAGGAGTATGCGCCGAACTCGCGGGAGACCATTCGACGATTCACTCTGCACCAGTTCGTGGACTCCGGTCTTGTGGAGCGCAACCCCGACAAACCCGACCGCGCCATCAACAGTCCTGACACCGTATACAAAGTGAACAACGCAGCATTGCAACTGCTCCGTACCTACGGAACGAACAAGTGGCCAGAACGGCTACGCGCGTACCTCAAGAAGGCCCCTACTCTGCGAGAGATATACGCAAAGGCTCGCGAGATGCACGAGTTACCAGTTACACTCGCGCCGGGTTTGGTTGTCTCGCTTTCTCCAGGAGGACAGAACGAGTTGATCAAGCTCATCGTGGAACAGTTCTGCTCCAAGTTCACTCCTGGTGGTCGCGTACTCTACCTGGGTGATGCTGGGCAGAAAGAGCGATTCTTCCCTCGTGAAGAGTTGGCTGCACTTGGAGTGCAAGTAGACAAGCACGGCAAAATGCCCGACGTAGTGGTTCACCACGTCCAGAAGAACTGGCTCCTCCTCATCGAGGCAGTAACAAGCCATGGCCCAGTGAACCCCAAGCGCCACGAAGAACTGAGGGAACTCTTCAAGAACTCTCGGGCAGGTCTCGTCTACGTTACGGCATTCATGGATCGGCAGACCATGAGCAGGTTTCTCCCCGAGATCTCCTGGGAGACCGAGGTATGGGTGGCGGAAGCTCCGACGCACATCATTCACTTCAATGGAGAGCGCTTCCTTGGACCCTATGAAGACGAGGCGGCATCTGGCTGA
- a CDS encoding Eco57I restriction-modification methylase domain-containing protein: MRTKPVIELLDAPESAALKPTELVDQVELLRQAANRELDPEQRSELGQFMTPAPVARRMASFFEVHRPSFRLLDAGAGVGSLTAAWVAEMLARPHRPESISVTAYEVDELLVESLRRTMALCEDLCARYGVRFESTVHQTDFIQDGVSLVNGGLFASSHPDFDCAILNPPYRKLNTGSRQRLLLDSIGAGTTNLYTAFLSLAVRLLAPGGEIVAITPRSFCNGRYFKPFRVDFLSKMALRELHVFESRKAAFADDDVLQENVILHAVKERQGQRLTVSSSSGAAEGDSTSRQVPFTQVVHPDDPEKFIHVSPNRLNDRVVERLGKLTHSLVDLGLTVSTGRVVDFRAREHLRMVAGPGTVPLIWPGHLSGGRVAWPKDFKKPNALAEDSETDALLVPTGTYVLVKRISAKEEKRRVSAAVFDPRHVPCERVGFENHLNYFHQQGSGLPATLARGLAAFLNSTLLDTYFRQFSGHTQVNAGDLRNLKYPSRQQLETLGQNISDFLPAQEELDAIIEKELFSNVEETRRVEEAEPARL, from the coding sequence ATGCGCACCAAGCCCGTCATCGAACTGCTGGATGCACCCGAAAGCGCCGCTCTTAAGCCGACCGAGCTTGTGGACCAAGTGGAGTTACTGCGCCAAGCGGCCAACCGCGAACTGGACCCGGAGCAACGCTCCGAGTTGGGCCAGTTCATGACGCCTGCCCCTGTCGCGCGGCGAATGGCCTCCTTTTTTGAGGTGCATCGCCCCAGCTTTCGACTCTTGGATGCGGGTGCCGGCGTCGGCTCGCTCACGGCAGCCTGGGTTGCTGAGATGCTCGCTCGCCCCCATCGACCCGAGAGCATCTCCGTCACAGCGTACGAAGTGGATGAACTCTTGGTGGAGTCACTCCGGCGCACAATGGCCCTGTGCGAGGACCTGTGCGCGCGGTACGGGGTGCGCTTCGAGAGCACAGTGCACCAGACGGACTTCATCCAAGATGGAGTCTCCCTGGTGAACGGTGGGTTGTTCGCCTCGAGCCATCCCGACTTCGACTGCGCCATCCTCAACCCGCCCTACCGCAAGCTGAACACCGGCTCGAGGCAGCGCCTCTTATTGGATTCCATCGGGGCGGGCACCACGAACCTCTACACGGCATTCCTCTCCCTGGCCGTGCGGCTGCTCGCCCCGGGAGGGGAGATAGTGGCCATCACCCCACGTAGCTTCTGCAATGGCCGGTACTTCAAACCCTTCCGGGTGGACTTCCTCTCGAAGATGGCACTCCGGGAGCTGCACGTCTTCGAGTCACGAAAGGCCGCATTCGCCGACGACGACGTGCTCCAAGAGAATGTCATCTTGCATGCCGTGAAGGAGCGCCAGGGACAACGCCTGACAGTGTCCTCCAGTTCGGGGGCGGCAGAAGGTGATTCCACGAGCCGTCAGGTGCCGTTTACACAAGTGGTGCACCCAGACGACCCGGAGAAATTCATTCACGTCTCCCCGAACAGGCTCAACGACCGCGTGGTGGAGCGCCTCGGCAAGCTGACCCACAGCCTTGTCGACCTTGGGCTGACCGTCTCGACAGGTCGGGTCGTGGACTTCCGTGCACGCGAGCACCTGCGGATGGTGGCTGGTCCGGGTACCGTACCACTCATCTGGCCAGGTCATCTCTCGGGCGGTCGCGTGGCGTGGCCCAAGGACTTCAAGAAGCCCAACGCGCTGGCCGAGGACTCTGAAACCGACGCGTTGCTGGTGCCCACGGGCACCTACGTTCTGGTAAAGCGGATCTCCGCCAAGGAGGAGAAACGGCGGGTGTCAGCAGCGGTATTCGACCCGCGGCATGTGCCGTGCGAGCGCGTCGGCTTCGAGAATCACCTCAACTACTTTCACCAGCAAGGTAGCGGCCTACCAGCAACCCTCGCACGAGGACTGGCGGCCTTCCTCAACTCGACCCTCCTCGACACCTACTTCCGGCAGTTCAGTGGGCATACCCAGGTGAATGCGGGCGATCTGCGCAACCTCAAGTATCCTAGCCGCCAGCAGCTAGAGACCCTGGGCCAGAACATCTCCGACTTTCTCCCTGCCCAGGAAGAGCTCGACGCCATCATCGAGAAGGAGCTGTTCTCCAATGTCGAGGAAACGCGACGTGTCGAGGAAGCAGAGCCAGCGCGGCTCTAA